CGGCTCGTTGGTCAGGTCGCCGATCTTGCGGCCAGTCCATTCGCCGTAGTCGACCTCGGCGAGCCGGTCATCGATGAGCGGCTCCAGACACAGCGCATCAGCCAGCGGTTCGACGGTGCTGCGGCACCGCAGCATCGGAGATGACACCACCGCCCGGACCGCCAAGTCACCGAGCCGGTCGATCAGGGCCGCCGCCTGCTCTCGCCCCTTGTCGTCAAGGTCGACGCCCTCGGACCGCCCGGCCAGGATGCCGGCTGTGTTCGAGGTGGAACGACCGTGGCGCACCAGGATGACGGTCATGTCGCGGCCACCGTCCCGGTTGCCAGCAACACAAGCACTGCCGCGCCGGCCAAGACCCGATAACCCACGAACCAATACATGTTGTGCCGCAACAGGAAATGCAGGAACCACGCCACCGCGGAAAGGCCGACCACGAACGCGATCAGGGTGGCCACCAGCAGCTGCGGCCCGGTGGCGCTCATCCCTTCGGTCACCGGGTGGAAGGCGTCCGGTAACGAGAACAGCCCGGAGGCGAACACCGCGGGGATGGCCAGCAGAAAGCCGAATCGGGCGGCCAACTCGCGATCGAGCCCCAAAAACAGGCCCGCACTGATGGTCGACCCGGACCGCGAGACGCCGGGGACCAACGCCAGGGTTTGCGCGATGCCGACCACCACGGCATCGCGCCAGTTCAGCTGCTCCACGTGACGGCGCTGGCGACCCAGGTATTCGGCGAGCGCGATCACCCCCGAGAACACCACCATGGCTGTCGCCACCACCCACAGGTTGCGCACCCCCGAGCGGATCTCGTCTTTGAAGAACAATCCCAGGATGCAGATCGGGATGGTCCCGATGATGACGTACCAGCCCAGGCGATAGTCGGCGTTGCGATGCGACTTCACCACCAGACCGTCTACCCAGGCCCGCAGAATCCGCACGATATCGCGCGCGAAGTACACCAGGACGGCGGCTTCGGTGCCCAACTGGGTGACCGCGGTGAACGAGGCGCCGGCGTCGTCGCTGAAGAAGATCCGCGACATGATCGCCAGATGCCCCGAGGAAGACACCGGCAGGAACTCGGTCAAACCCTGCACCACCGCCAATGAAATGACTTGCCACCAGGACATCGCCGCAACCGCAGACACGACGACGACCGTACCCGGTACGGCACACGGGTATCGGGTGCGACTAGCGCGAAACGGGCGCGGCTTGGGCGACGGAGTCACGCACCGCGGCGGCCAGGCTGCGCTCGTCGGTGACATCGATGTCGACCAGACTGCGGACCGACCGCGCGACGACGTCTTCGGCCTGCGGGACCGGCGCGGTCAGGCGCGGCCGGTAGATTTCGACGACAAGTGACCGGTGTTCGATGTGGAAGGAAAAACTACGTCCGTCGCCGACCTGTCCATAGCCGCTGGCGAAGATGCCCGTCGACATGTCTTCGATAGCAAACTGTTTGTTCGCGACATGCCGGTCAGCGGTGACGGTCATGCCGCGACAATACCTCTCCAGTACCACTTTTCGTGGGCAACATGGCGAGATCGGACGCGACTTGGATAGTCGAAATTCCTTGAGTTGTGGGACCCATGCTCGACGTTCGGAGGACGGATAGTTGCTGACAGCTACTAAGCAAGCAGCTCAACGCCGCCTTTGGGCCGCTGCCGCTTTGCTGACATTGGTGACGGCTTGTTCGTCGAATCCGCTGCAAACCGCGCCGCCCACGATTCAGCCTGCGCAGCCTGCCGTGTCTCCGCCGGTTTCCCAGGCCCCGGCGGGGGTGGTTCGGCCGTTCAGCGGCCATCCGCAGACGGCGCTGTACGACAACGGCGCGCGTCGGCTGGCGGTTCTTACCGCGGGCGCCGATCAGTCAGCGCCATCGGGCATCACCGTGTTCGACGATGCGCAGACTCCGCCCCAGGCGATCACGCTGCCCGGGCCCGCGACGGCGTTGACCTGCGACGGCCACGGCATCGCCTACCTGGCCACCCGGGGGGGGTACTTCGTGGTCGACCTGTCCGCCGGCCGCATCACGCAGGTCAGCGTCGCCGACGCCGCGGGCACCGAGTTCACCGCGATCGCGCGGCGCGCCGACGGCAAGCTGGTGCTGGGCAGCGCCGACGGCGCCGTCTACATCCTGGCCTCCGACGTGTCCACAGGCGTCGCCGCCGTAGCCAACCGCATCAAGATCTTTGCTCGCGTCGATTCCCTTGTGACACAGGGAAATACCGCTGTTGTTTTGGATCGCGGGCAGACGTCGGTGACGACGGTCGGGGCCGACGGCCGCGCCCGGCAGGCGCTGCGCGCCGGAGAGGGCGCCACTACGCTGGCCGCCGATCCGCTGGGCCGGGTACTGGTCGCCGACACTCGCGGCGGCCAACTGCTGGTGTACGGGGTCGATCCGCTGATCCTGCGCCAGGCCTACCCCGTGCCGCAGGCCCCGTATGGGCTGGTCGGCTCCCGCGAGTTGGCCTGGGTATCCCAAACCGCATCCAACGTCGTCATTGGTTACGATCTGTCCACCGGAATACCCGTGGAAAAGGTGCGTTACCCAACCGTGCAGCAACCCAACTCGCTGGCCTTCGACGACGCGTCGGGCACCTTGTACGTGGTGTCGGGGTCGGGTGGCGGGGTCCAGGTCATCGAGCATGCGGCGGGTATTGCGTGAAGGGCTGGCCCGCGCCGAGGTGGAGCCGGTTGCCCGCGGGCTGGGATACCGACATGTCGGACGAATATGAGTGGGCGCCGCTGCGCCTGCCGCCGGAAGTGACCAGGCTCAGCGCGTCCACCCGGTTGTCCATCGAGGCCGAGTACCGCGGCTGGGAGCTGACGCGGGTGCGGCTCTACACCGACGGCAGCAGGCGGGTGTTGTTGCGCCGCAAGAAGTCTCGTCTGGAAGAAGCGTCGTCCGACCAGCCGGAACCGTGACGGTCGGTGAGCGGCGCCAGGGCTGGATGTACGGCCTGGTGCGGCGGCTGTTGTTCCTCCTGCCGCCCGAGCGTGCCCACACATTCGTCTTCGCCGTGCTGCGTGCGGTCACCGCCGTTGCGCCGGCGCGCCGGATGCTGAGCCGATGGCTGGGGCCGACGGATCCGGTGCTGGCGAGCACGGTGTTCGGGGTGCGCTTTCCCGGGCCGCTGGGGTTGGCCGCGGGGTTCGACAAGGACGGCACCGGGCTGGACGCCTGGGGTGCGTTGGGATTCGGCTATGCCGAGGTCGGCACCGTCACCGCGCATCCGCAGCCCGGGAACCCGCCCCCGCGGATGTTCCGGCTGCCCGCCGACCGCGCCCTGCTCAACCGGATGGGGTTCAACAACCACGGTGCCGGGGCGCTCGCGATCCGGCTCACCGGGCACCGACCCCGGGTCCCGATCGGGGTCAACATCGGCAAGAGCAAAACGACGCCGGCCGGCGACGCGGTCGAGGATTACCGGGCCAGTGCCCGGCTGGTCGGCCCGCTGGCCGCCTACCTGGTGGTCAACGTCAGTTCGCCGAATACGCCCGGGCTGCGGGACTTGCAGGCGGTGGCGTCGCTGCGGCCCATCCTGGCCGCCGTGCTGGCCGAAACCTCGACCCCGGTGCTGGTCAAGATCGCGCCGGATCTCTCCGACTCCGACATCGACGACATCGCCGACCTCGCGGTCGAGTTGGGTCTTGCCGGGATCGTCGCGACCAACACCACGGTCTCGCGAGACGGCCTGGCGACCCCCGGGGTCGACGAGCTGGGTGCCGGCGGCATTTCCGGACCGCCGGTGGCAGGCCGCGCTGTCGAGGTGTTGCGGCGGCTTCAACACCGGGTCGGTGATCGCCTGGTGTTGATCAGCGTGGGCGGTATCGAGACCGTCGACGACGCATGGGAACGCATCACTGCCGGCGCGACACTGCTGCAGGGCTATACCGGGTTCATCTACGGCGGCGGCTTGTGGGCCAAGCACATTCACGACGGCATCGCCCGCCGGCTGCATGATGGCGGGTTTGCCTCGCTGGCTGACGCCGTGGGCTCGGCTGCTCGGAACGCCGGGAAACCGCCCGGTTAGGCCCGGTAGCCCGAGCGCTGCAAACAGCGATGGCCCGGCCACCCGCCAGTGGTGATCAGAAGGGTGATCCGGCGGGAGCACCGGCGCCGCCGGTGCCGGCGGAGCCGCCACCGCCACCCGCGCCGCCCGTGGAACCCAGCGGCGCCGCGCCCGCGCTTCCGCCGCCGCCACTGGTGCCGACGCTTCCGAACCCGCCACCGCCGTCACCGCCGGTGCCACCATTGCCGCCGGTGCCGCCGGTGCCGCCGGTACCGCCGACGCCGAACACTGCATTGCCGCCGACGCCGCCGATGCCGCCGATAGCCGCGTCGCCGCCTTTGCCGCCGGCGCCCGCGCTGTTCTTGGTGCCGTTTCCGAACCCGCCGTGGCCGCCGGTGCCGCCACTGCCGCCCGTCCCACCGGTGCCGCCGGTGCCGGCGTTGCCGATGCCGTTGGAGGCGCCGGCACCGCCGACCCCGCCGGCGCCCGCGGTGCCGCCGGCACCGCCACTACCGCCGGTGCCGCTGACGCTGCCGGAGCCGCCGGTGCCGCCGGTGCCGCCGGCCCCGCCTTGCCCGCCGATGCCGCCGGTGCCGCCGCCGTCTCCGCCGACCCCTCCGGTTCCGGCGGCTCCGCCGCTGCCGCCCCGACCACCGGCTGCTCCGTTAGCGGTGCTGCTGCTGGTGTTGTTGCCGCCGGGCCCCCCGGTGCCGCCCTGGCCACCGGCGCCCCCGGTGCCGCCTTGGCCGCCGCCGATGCCGCCGATGATGCCCGCGCCGCCGTCACCGCCCTGACCGCCCCGGCCGCCGGCGGCGCCCTGGCCACCGGCGGTCGGCGAGGGGCTGGACGTGCCGGCCTGGCCAACGCCGCCGTTGCCGCCCGCCCCGCCGGTTCCGCCTTTGCCGCCGGTGCCGACCGCGCCGGCGGCGCCGCCGTCGGTTCCGGAACCGGCAGCTCCGGCGACGCCACCCGTGCCGCCCTTGCCGCCGTCGGCGCCGGCGGCGTTGATCCCCGTTCCGGTGTTGTTGCCGCCTGCCCCGCCGGTGCCGCCTTGGCCGCCGATGCCGCCCTGGCCTCCTTGACCGCCGCCGACTCCCCCGATGCCCGCACCGCCGTCACCGCCCTGGCCGCCGGCGCCGCCACGGCCGCCCTGACCGCCGGCGGTCGGGGTGGTTCCGGAGCTGCCGGCTTGGCCGATGCCCCCGTTACCGCCGGTGCCGCCGGCGCCGCCTTTGCCGCCGGTGCCGATCGCCCCGGCCGCCCCGCCATCGGTTCCGGAGCCGGCAGCTCCGGCGGCTCCGCCGGTGCCGCCTTTGCCGCCGTTGGCACCCGCTGCGTCGATCCCGGTACCGGTGTTCGTGCCGCCGGCGCCACCGGTGCCGCCGGTGCCACCGACCCCGCCCTGGCCCCCTTTACCACCGCCGACGCCACCGATACCCGCACCGCCGGCACCGCCTTGGCCGCCGGCGCCGCCGCCACCGCCCTGGCCACCCGCGGTCGGAACGCTGCCGGACGTGCCGGCTTGACCGGTGCCGCCGCTGCCGCCGGCGCCGCCGGTGCCGCCCTTGCCGCCGGTGCCGATCGCCCCGTTCGCGCCGTTACCGCTCCCAGCGCCGCCGGCGCCCGCGGCGCCGCCTGCACCGCCTTGACCACCGTCGGCCCCGTAGCCACCGCTGGCTCCGGTGTTCGTGCCGCCGGTGCCGCCGGCGCCGCCTTGGCCGCCGACGCCACCTTGACCACCTTGGCCGCCCAAGACGTTGCCGGGAGCCGCACCGCCGTCGCCGCCCTGGCCGCCGGCGCCGCCCCTGCCGCCCGTCTCGCCGGCGGTCGGAACACTGCCCGATGTGCCGGCTTGACCAGTGCCGCCGTTGCCGCCGGTGCCGCCGGTGCCGCCCTTGCCGCCGACACCGTCCGCACCGTTCAGACCAGCGTCGGTCCCCGAGCCACCGCTGCCGGAGAGGCCTCCGGTTCCGCCCTTGCCGCCGTCGGCGCCGTCACCGCCGCTGGTCCCGGTGTTGGCGCCGCCGGCGCCACCGACGCCCCCTTGGCCGCCGGCGCCGCCCTGGGCACCTTGGCCGCCGCCGACCCCGCCGATGCCCGCACCGCCGTCACCGCCTTTGCCGCCTTTGCCGCCGGTACCGCCCTGGCCACCGGCGGTAGGCGAAGCGCCGGAGGTGCCGGCCTGGCCAACACCGCCGTTGCCGCCCGCCCCGCCCGCTCCGCCGTTGCCGCCGGCACCGTTCGCGCCCGTGGCGCCGCCATCGGTGGCAGAGCCGCCCGCGCCGGCGGCCCCGCCGAAGCCGCCCTGGCCGCCGTTGGCGCCGTTGCCGCCGCTGGTTCCGGTGTTGGTGCCGCCGGCACCGCCGACGCCCCCTTGGCCGCCGGCGCCGCCCCGACCACCATCACCACCACCGACACCACCGATACCTGCACCGCCGGTACCGCCCTGACCACCGGCGCCGCCTTGGCCACCCGGACTGCCGTCGGTAGGCGAAGCGCCGGAGGTGCCGGCTTGACCGGCGCTACCCTTGCCGCCAGCGCCCCCATCCCCGCCGTCCCCGGCGGTGCCGTTCGCGCCGGCCGCGCCGCCGTCGGTGCCGGCGCCGCCGGCACCCGCGGCGCCACCGGTACCACCTTGACCGCCCGCACCGCCGGTGCCGCTGCTGGTTCCGGTGTTGTTGCCGCCGGCGCCGCCGGCGCCACCGTGTCCACCGACGCCGCCCTGCCCGCCTTGGCCACCGCCGACTCCGCCCACGCCCGCGCCCCCGGCACCGCCTTGTCCACCGGCGCCGCCCGCCGCGCCCCAGCCACCCTCGAAGGGCGACGCGCTGGCTCTGGCTGCCTTGCCGGCGCCGCCATCACCGCCGGTGCCGCCGGTGCCACCGGTGCCCGCGGCGCCCGCCGCGCCACCGGTGCCGCCCGTCCCCGCGGCACCCCCGGCGCCGCCTTGGCCTCCAGTACCTCCGGCACCGCCGTCGGTCGCGTTGTAACCACCGTCGTCGTTGTAGCCGGCGCCTCCGGTGCCGCCGCGACCGCCCTGACCGCCGTGTCCGCCGCTGCCATTGGTCGCTCCGGCGACGGCGCTGCCGCCGTCGCCGCCCTGGCCGCCGGCCCCGCCTTGACCGCCTAGGCCGCCGGTGTTGGCGACGTTGGGCCGCACACCATTGGCCCCGTTGCCGCCTTGGCCACCCTGTCCGCCCTGCCCGCCGTCGCCGGCGGCGTGACCAATGATGGTGGTGGCCCCTCCCTGGCCCCCTTGGCCGCCGGCACCGCCTTGGCCGCCCTGGCCGACATTCTGTCCCGGGAAGCCGCCGGTGCCCGTCGTGCCGCCGGCACCGCCTTGTCCCCCTGTCCCGCCGGTGCCGCCGGTGCCTGCGTTGTTGGCGCCGTCGTCGTTGTAGCCCGACCCGCCGGTGCCGCCGGCGCCGCCGTCACCGCCCCGGCCGCCGGCGCCGTTGTTGGCGCCGTTGGCGGCGTTACCGCCCTGGCCGCCTTGGCCGCCCTGGCCGCCCTGGCCGCCGGCGTGGCCGATGCCCGACGCCGGACCGAGCGCGCCCTGGCCACCTTGGCCTCCTTGACCGCCCTGGCCCCCTTGACCGGCGGTGTCGCCGAAGGTGGTGCTGACGCCGCCCTGACCACCCCGGCCGCCGTCGCCGCCGGCACCGGCCGCGCCGGCGCTCCCGCCAGCGCCACCCGTGCCGACCGCACCGCCGGTCCCGCCCGTGCCACCGGTACCGCCCGTCCCGCCGGCGGTGGCGCTGTTGGTTCCGTCGTCGGCGTAACCGGTGCCGCCCTGGCCCCCGCGGCCGCCGTCGCCACCGGCTCCGCCGGAGCCGTTGATGCCTCCGTTACCCGCGCCGCCCTGGCCGCCGGCACCACCGGTGCCGCCCTGACCGCCGGCGGAGCCGGTGTCGGACCGTGTCGCGGCGGTTGCGCCGGTGCCGCCGGCCCCGCCGGTACCACCGGCGCCGCCCTGCCCGCCGGTGCCGGCCACGCCGGCCGCCCCGCCGTCGGTTCCCGAACCGGCTGCCCCGGCCGCGCCACCGATGCCGCCCTGGCCGCCATCAGCCCCGCTGCCGCCGCTGTTGCCGGTATTGGCGCCGCCGGTGCCGCCGACGCCGCCCTGCCCGCCAACGCCGCCCTGACCGCCGGCCCCGCCCCCGACCCCGCCGATACCGGCGCCGCCGGCGCCGCCTTGGCCACCGTCGCCGCCTTGGCTGCCCTGGCCACCGGCGGTCGGCGAGACGCCGGAGGTGCCGGCTAGGCCGCTGGCCCCGCTCCCACCGGTGCCGCCGATGCCGCCTTGTCCACCGACGCCAATCGCGCCGGCCGCCCCGCCATCGGTCCCGGAGCCACCGGCCCCGGCGGCACCGCCGGTACCGCCCTGTCCACCCGCGGCGCCGCTGCCGGCGCCGCTTCCGGTGTTGGCGCCGCCGCTGCCGCCGTAACCGCCCTGCCCGCCAACGCCGCCCTGCCCACCGGCGCCGCCGCCGGCCCCGCCAACGCCCGCACCGCCGGCGCCGCCGGCACCGCCATCGCCACCTTGACCACCCTGCAGGCCCGCGGTGGGCGCGCTCGGGTCACTGGTGCCGGCTTGGCCGGCGCCTCCGGTGCCGCCGGTGCCACCCTGGCCACCGACACCGCCTCGGCCCGCGCTGCCCGCGTTGCCGCCAAATCCTCCGGCCGCGCCACCGGCGCCGGCCGCCCCGCCGGTACCCCCGGTGCCGCCCTGCCCGCCTTGGGCGCCCAGGGTCACGGGGTTGCCGCCCGTCCCGCCGATGCCGCCGGCACCGCCGGAACCGCCGTGGCCACCGTCGCCGGCGAGTCCGATGATCGCGCGACCCCCGGCTCCGCCCGCACCGGCGGCACCACCGGTGGCGCCCATGCCGCCCTGCTGACCCGCGAGAGCCGCCTCGCCCGCGCCACCGGCGCCGCCATCGCCGCCGGCACCGCCATGGCCGCCGAAGCCGAACACACCACCGTTTCCACCGGTGCCGCCGGCACCCCCCGCGCCACCGGACACCCCGGCCGCACCGCCCGCACCGTCGCCCCCGGCACCACCGGCACCGCCGAGACCGATCAACGCCGCGTTCCCCCCATCGCCGCCGGCGCCACCAGCCACGCCGCCAGCCCCACCGGCGCCGCCCGACCCGCCGGAACCGAACACCACGCCGCCGCGACCCCCGGTACCGCCGTGGCCGCCGTACCCGCCGGCGTCGCTCCCGCCGGCGCCGCCTTGGCCGCCGTTTCCGACCAGCGGGGCGTAGCCGCCGTGGCCGCCGTAACCGCCGCCCGCACCGCCGAGTCCGCCGGCACCGCCCGAACCGACCAACCACCCGCCACGACCGCCCGTCCCGCCGGCCCCGCCGACCCCGCCGGCACCGCCCGCGCCGCCGTGGCCGATCAGCCCGGCCGACCCGCCGGCGCCCCCCGCCGCTCCGGGAGCGCTGCTATTGCCGCCATTTCCGCCGTCGCCGTACAAGATCCCGCCCGCCTGGCCCGGCTGCCCCACCGGCCCACTGGCCCCATCGGCGCCGTTACCGACCAACGGGCGCCCCACCAACGCCTCGGTGGGCGCATTGATCACGGTGAGCAGACCCTGCCCCGCGGTTTGCAAAGGCGACACATTAGCGGCTTCGGCACCGGCATAGGCATCCGCACTCGACCTAAGGGTCCGCACGAACTGGTCGTGATACGCCGTCATGCGAGCGCTCAGACTCTGATAGGCCTGGCCATGACTGGAAAACAGCGACGCCACCGCCGCCGAGACCTCATCGGCACCCGGGGCCGACACCGCGATCGTCGGAGTCGCTGCCGCCGCATTTGCTGAACGCAGCGCCGAACCGATCCGTACGACATCAGCCGCTGCCGCGGCCACTACCTCCGGGCTAGCCACCACGAACGACATCACGTCGATCCCCTTTGTCCGAGCGCCTTTGGCTACCGAGCCAGTACTCCACCCATCACCATCGCCCCATTCAGGCCGCAGTGCCCTCGGCCAAAAGGCGGATTCGAGGGTTGAAAATTTCTCCCCCTATTGGGGGAGGACAACGCAGCCGTCGACTCCCGGCGGGAGTTCCGACGAGACCACGCCGGGCATCGAAACATGATGTGGCGCTGTATGTTTCATGAACATGACGTATCCGGACCCGGCTCCGCGGTCAACACCGCCCCGGGAGGGAATCGAGCTGGAGGCCGGTTGCGGATTGCTCGAATTTCACTATGAATTGCGGTGATACCGCCTGGCGTCGCTGAGCAATCTCGGCCGAGACACCACCGGCCCGCAGAGATACCGGCGGACCGCCCGCCGGTGCGGCACCGCCATCTGCTTCGGCTTAGGGAGATGTGATGGATTTCGCGGGGTTGCCGCCGGAGCACAATTCGGCGCGGATGTTTGCCGGCGCGGGGTCGGCGCCGATGCTGGCGACGGCGGCGGCCTGGCAGGGGTTAGCCGCCGAGCTGAGCTCGTCCGCAGTCGCGTTCGCATCGCTGACCTCCGGGCTGGCCGGTTCGTCGTGGCAGGGCCCGGCCTCGGCGGCGATGGCCGACGCGGCCGCAACCTATGTGGGCTGGTTGAACGCGGTGACAGTGCAGGCCGAGCAGGCAGCCGCCCAAGCCCGGTTAGCGGCAGCCGCGTTCGAGGCTGCGCGAGCGGCAACGGTGCATCCGGCGATCATCTCGCTCAACAGGGCCCGGCTGCTACGGCTGGTGGCCTGGAACGTGTTGGGCCACAACGCCCCGGCGATCGCCGCTGTCGAGGCCGAGTATGAGCAGATGTGGGCCCAGGATGTGGCCGCAATGTTCGGCTACCACGCCGAGGCGTCGGCGGTCGCCGCGGTGTTGACCCCATTCCCCCCGACACTGCAGGCGCTGGCGGGCCTGCCCGGACCAGGGTCCGGTGCGGGGTTAGCCGGTACGAGCTCGGCCAACCCCGCCCAGACCGTCGTCGACCCGCTCGGTAGGGCAGGCTTGAACCTGGGATTCGCCAATGTGGGCAGCGGAAACGTCGGCAATGGCAACATCGGCAGCTTCAATATCGGTTCTGCGAACATCGGCAGCACCAATATCGGCAGCGGAAATGTCGGCAACACGAACCTCGGGTTCGGCAACACCGGCCCCTCGCTGACCGCGGCCAGCCGCAACATCGGGTGGGGCAATACGGGCAGCACCAACATCGGCTTCGGCAACACGGGTAACGAAAACATCGGCTTCGGCAACACCGGTGACGGAAACATCGGTATCGGGCTGACCGGCGACGGCGGGACCGGTCTCGGCGGCCTGAACTCGGGCACCGGCAATGTCGGCCTGTTCAACTCGGGCACCGGAAACGTCGGCATAGGGAACTCGGGAACCGGAAACTGGGGCGTTGGCAACTCGGGCAACAGCTACAACACCGGCATCGGCAACTCGGGTGAAGCAAACACCGGCTTGTTCAACTCGGGTGTGGCCAATACCGGTATCGCGAACGCGGGCAACTACAACACGGGTAGCTACAACCCGGGCAGCACCAACACGGGCGCCTTCAACGGCGGCAGCTACAACACCGGCTTGCTGAACAGGGGCGACTACAACACCGGCGTAGCAAATACCGGCAACGTCGACACCGGCGCATTGATCTCGGGTAATTACAGCAACGGCCTGTTGTGGCGAGGAGATTATCAGGGCCTGATGGCTCCGGGTTTCGGCAACTCCACCGACATGCCGTCGTCGGGTTTTTTCAACATCGGGTCCGGTAGTGCATCGGGTTTCGCCAATTCCGGTGTCAACAATTCGGGCTTCTTCAACGCATCGGACGTCGGAATCTCGGGCTACCACAACGCCGGCGCGCTGGAATCGGGCCTGGTGAACTCGGGCAACACTGTCTCGGGCGCGTTCAACGAAAGCCTGTTGAATGTCGCCGTGCCGGCCGTTGTCTCCGGTGTCCTCAACACCGGCAGTGACCTGTCGGGCTTGCGCGGCGGCCCGTCGTCGCTGAACCTCGGCTTCGCCAACCACGGGGGCGCCAACATCGGCAACGCCAACATCGGCGACTCCAACTTCGGCAGCGGCAACGTCGGCAACAGCAATATCGGCCGGGGAAATATCGGCAACACCAACCTCGGCGGCGGCAACATCGGCAGCACCAACATCGGCAGCGGCAACATTGGCGACGGCAACCTCGGCTTCGCAAGCATCGGTATCGACAACTTCGGCTCCGGAAATCTGGGCGACTACAACATCGGCCCGGGAAACGTCGGCACCCACAATCGGGGCTTCTGGAACGCCGGCAACTCCAATGTTGGCTTCGCCAACACCGGCGACTTCAACGTCGGTTTTGCCAACACCGGAAACAACAACATCGGCATCGGGCTGTCCGGCAACGGCGAAGTCGGGTTCGGTGCACTGAACTCGGGCGGCGGCAACCTTGGCTTGTTCAACTCCGGCACCGGTAACGTCGGCTTGTTGAACTCCGGCACCGGCAACATCGGCATCGGAAACTCGGGCACCGGAAACTGGGGCATCGGGAACACCGGCACCGGAAATACCGGAATCGACAACACCGGCACCTTCAACACCGGCGTCGCCAACGCGGGCAGCACCAACACGGGTCTGAGCAACGCGGGCAGCTATAACACCGGCTTCGTCAACGCGGGCAGCACCAATACCGGCAGCTATAACACCGGCCAGCACAATACGGGCGGATTCAACCCTGGCAATTTCGACACGGGGTACTTCAACCCGGGAAATGTCGACACCGGCGCATTCAACACCGGAAACTACAGTAACGGCTTATTCGTGACCGGCGACAACCAGGGCCAGATCAGCGCCCATCTGGCCATCGATATTCCCACCGTCCCCATCGACGTCGAGTCCGCCAATCCCATCAATCAAACAATGGTGGTCGGCGGTCAGGAATACACCATCCCGGGCTACACCTATCCCAAGACATACTTCCTCGACGGCGACTTCTATCTGGGACCGGTCACCATCTCGTCATCGACGGTCACCGGTCCCACGGTGACCATCGACATCGGCGGCCCGGCTACATCCATCGATGCCACGGTCATCGGCGCCTTACAGGGCGGGACGATCCAGATCATCGACATCCCGGCCGCCCCGGGTTTCGGAAATTCGACAGCCAGCCCATCGTCGGGGTTCTTCAACTCCGGCACCGGCAGCGCATCGGGCTTCGGCAACGCCGGCGCCAACAATTCGGGCTTCCGCAACCTGTCCGTCGGCAGCGGGGGCGTCTCGGGTTACCGCAATGTCGGCTCCCTGGAATCGGGCCTGTCCAATTGGGGCAATGCCATCTCGGGCGCCTACAACACCAGCACCCAAGGGCTCACAGCACCGGGCAACCTCTCCGGCTACGCCAACA
The nucleotide sequence above comes from Mycobacterium pseudokansasii. Encoded proteins:
- a CDS encoding PE family protein; this encodes MSFVVASPEVVAAAAADVVRIGSALRSANAAAATPTIAVSAPGADEVSAAVASLFSSHGQAYQSLSARMTAYHDQFVRTLRSSADAYAGAEAANVSPLQTAGQGLLTVINAPTEALVGRPLVGNGADGASGPVGQPGQAGGILYGDGGNGGNSSAPGAAGGAGGSAGLIGHGGAGGAGGVGGAGGTGGRGGWLVGSGGAGGLGGAGGGYGGHGGYAPLVGNGGQGGAGGSDAGGYGGHGGTGGRGGVVFGSGGSGGAGGAGGVAGGAGGDGGNAALIGLGGAGGAGGDGAGGAAGVSGGAGGAGGTGGNGGVFGFGGHGGAGGDGGAGGAGEAALAGQQGGMGATGGAAGAGGAGGRAIIGLAGDGGHGGSGGAGGIGGTGGNPVTLGAQGGQGGTGGTGGAAGAGGAAGGFGGNAGSAGRGGVGGQGGTGGTGGAGQAGTSDPSAPTAGLQGGQGGDGGAGGAGGAGVGGAGGGAGGQGGVGGQGGYGGSGGANTGSGAGSGAAGGQGGTGGAAGAGGSGTDGGAAGAIGVGGQGGIGGTGGSGASGLAGTSGVSPTAGGQGSQGGDGGQGGAGGAGIGGVGGGAGGQGGVGGQGGVGGTGGANTGNSGGSGADGGQGGIGGAAGAAGSGTDGGAAGVAGTGGQGGAGGTGGAGGTGATAATRSDTGSAGGQGGTGGAGGQGGAGNGGINGSGGAGGDGGRGGQGGTGYADDGTNSATAGGTGGTGGTGGTGGAVGTGGAGGSAGAAGAGGDGGRGGQGGVSTTFGDTAGQGGQGGQGGQGGQGALGPASGIGHAGGQGGQGGQGGQGGNAANGANNGAGGRGGDGGAGGTGGSGYNDDGANNAGTGGTGGTGGQGGAGGTTGTGGFPGQNVGQGGQGGAGGQGGQGGATTIIGHAAGDGGQGGQGGQGGNGANGVRPNVANTGGLGGQGGAGGQGGDGGSAVAGATNGSGGHGGQGGRGGTGGAGYNDDGGYNATDGGAGGTGGQGGAGGAAGTGGTGGAAGAAGTGGTGGTGGDGGAGKAARASASPFEGGWGAAGGAGGQGGAGGAGVGGVGGGQGGQGGVGGHGGAGGAGGNNTGTSSGTGGAGGQGGTGGAAGAGGAGTDGGAAGANGTAGDGGDGGAGGKGSAGQAGTSGASPTDGSPGGQGGAGGQGGTGGAGIGGVGGGDGGRGGAGGQGGVGGAGGTNTGTSGGNGANGGQGGFGGAAGAGGSATDGGATGANGAGGNGGAGGAGGNGGVGQAGTSGASPTAGGQGGTGGKGGKGGDGGAGIGGVGGGQGAQGGAGGQGGVGGAGGANTGTSGGDGADGGKGGTGGLSGSGGSGTDAGLNGADGVGGKGGTGGTGGNGGTGQAGTSGSVPTAGETGGRGGAGGQGGDGGAAPGNVLGGQGGQGGVGGQGGAGGTGGTNTGASGGYGADGGQGGAGGAAGAGGAGSGNGANGAIGTGGKGGTGGAGGSGGTGQAGTSGSVPTAGGQGGGGGAGGQGGAGGAGIGGVGGGKGGQGGVGGTGGTGGAGGTNTGTGIDAAGANGGKGGTGGAAGAAGSGTDGGAAGAIGTGGKGGAGGTGGNGGIGQAGSSGTTPTAGGQGGRGGAGGQGGDGGAGIGGVGGGQGGQGGIGGQGGTGGAGGNNTGTGINAAGADGGKGGTGGVAGAAGSGTDGGAAGAVGTGGKGGTGGAGGNGGVGQAGTSSPSPTAGGQGAAGGRGGQGGDGGAGIIGGIGGGQGGTGGAGGQGGTGGPGGNNTSSSTANGAAGGRGGSGGAAGTGGVGGDGGGTGGIGGQGGAGGTGGTGGSGSVSGTGGSGGAGGTAGAGGVGGAGASNGIGNAGTGGTGGTGGSGGTGGHGGFGNGTKNSAGAGGKGGDAAIGGIGGVGGNAVFGVGGTGGTGGTGGNGGTGGDGGGGFGSVGTSGGGGSAGAAPLGSTGGAGGGGGSAGTGGAGAPAGSPF